A stretch of DNA from Phocoena sinus isolate mPhoSin1 chromosome 5, mPhoSin1.pri, whole genome shotgun sequence:
CGAAAAAGCATTTTTACAGGTGAAACTTCAAGTTCTAAAAAACAGGTGTCCAAAGGGCTTGCTATTTTGAAGTTATCATTTTCaatgtgttctctttttttatgaACACAATTTTCAGCTTCATCTCCACTCACGGGCACCCAAGCATTTGTTATTTGCTCAAATCTATTGTTTAATTCCTCTAATAAGGAATCGTTTGAAGTAGAAGCAGCCCACCACCTGAGCAAAGGGTTTGATGAAATGATAGGGTCCAAGGATACTTCAGAAATGGGTATTAACTTATCTTCCAAACGCTTTTTTGCATTCCTTGAATTTCTAGCTCCTGGTGTACCTTTGGAAGCTATTTTAATCCTTGACTGCTTATGTTTGTCCTTCTGACTTTTACCTTTCTGCAAATGGAGTTTACACGATTTATGGAGCAGAGCATTTCTATAAATAAGTGAACCAGAAGATGCTAATGAATGTAAGAAATGCAGAGATGGTTTTCGATCCCTAATAGAATGTCTCAAAGGTATAGTAGCAACCATACTTTTTGATCCATTCTTAAATTCGTCAGCTTCAGTGTGCCTTGTATCCACGGTGCACTGGTGATCATATTTTACTTCAGGcagatatttttctaatatattctcTTGTTCTAAGGGAGGTAAGCAGCTGCTAATACTTACTTCTCTCTCCTGAGGTGAAATTCTATTAATAGTCACAGATATGCCAGAGATTTTCACTTTTGCGGGTCTACCAGGCTTCCTAATTATTGCCAAAGACTTCTGATTTGGTCGAATAATGTTCTTGGAAGGTTGAGGTATCACAGACTTGTTCTTGATAGGTCTAACATATTCAAAGCCAGACCCCAAGGTCTCAGTTTCAGTAGTCAGACTTGAAATAGCACTTATTCTTTCACCCGAGTCTATTTCATATTCTCTAATATTTCTGAGACTATTATATTCTGTTGGAAAATCAGCAACGTTATTATTTAAAGACATACCATTGCTTATGTTTACACTTCCTTCAGAAACATGCCTTTTAGTTCTTCTTGACCTTCCATAAATAACAGTTACTATAATACTCTTCTTATATATACCTTCTTTTACTTCTGATAAGAGAGattctgggcttttcttttcaGCACTAAAGGACTCATTTTGGCAAATGGTGATGTCCGTTTGGTCAGTTTTAGGTTTGGGTGGTCTTCCAATTGGTCGCTTAATCTGTTTCACAACCTGGGGACCTATTTTTTTAGGTCtacctggttttcttttaaaagatgaacCAAGAGCACTGCTTGAATCTTCCTTAGGTTCCTCTTGTGGCTTATCACTATTCATATCATCTGTAAACACTGCAGACGATTCTGCAGTTTCTTTTGCACAATTAaatttgtttagttctttttggAGACCGTCACTATCATTAAGATAAGAACTATAATTTTCAAAGTTGGCATTTGGgatattctcatttgtttctttttttttttcatttacttgatGAGTTGGTCGTTTTTCCGAAGGAAGATAGTAATTTGATTCGGAATTGCCAACTGAAGTTAAAGTATATTTGACTCCTTCACTGCTTTTAACCTCAGATAAAAACATGAGTTTGATAGGACTAGAATAGTTGGCAAAAGAAGAGCTTTCAATGGCTTCATATTTTGTTGGTACATTTTCAACACTGGAAATCAAGCTACCTGTATTTAAAACAGATGACTTTTTCTGGTTATCAAGTCTTTTGTTATTCGAATCTATTGTAGGTATATGATTGCTTTTAATATTGGTGGATGCCACTATGGGTTTTGATAAACTCTGCTCTTTGTATGTCATTCTACTTACAGTAAGAGTCATATTTCTACCAGCATGTTGATCTTTATCATCAATTTCTATCAATTTCTTGGATGCTTTATATCCTTCTGATAATGACTGATTATTCCAAGACTTCTTGGCCATATTTATTGTATCTTCCAAACGTTCCACAACAACTTGTAAATTAGAATTCATTGCAATTTTGTTTAAATCTATATTGTGTGAGCTTTCAATCTGAATATTTTttactggatcttttttttttgtagagtcACATACTTTTTTGGCCTTAGgtgattttttgaaaatataattatttgttacATATATAGAATACCACCCTGGAGGTACAATATTTCGTTTAGTTCTGCTCAAAAGTCCAGGGACATCACTTTTCAAAGGAGTTTGAATATTCTCTAATTTTGGATTCTCTTTATGATTTTGCAAAAAATTTTTTCCAGCCACAGATTTCTCCTGTGATCTTCTTATGCTCCTTTTCTCAGAAGTTGTTTTAAAGCTTTCTGAAAATGCATCAAAAGCCAAGTTAGCTTCTGAATTAAGAGGTAGTTGCAATGACTGTAATCCATAATCTGGTGAAAATGTTTCTGCATGATTATCTTGAAGGCTTTTAGAATTTTGTAAAGAAGGCCCTTGGCAATGATAGAATTCTTCTTTGTCCGCTGAAAATAGTTCATCATGGCACACAAAtttccttggatttttttcagtgtatttttttcttacaaagttTTCATCAAGACTAGCAAGTTCTCTTTTTATCTGTAAAGACTGCCTTCTAAATATGGGTGAATCAGGAGAGTTGCGCATTGCAAGTAAGGTTTCTTGACGCTTTCGAAATCTTgtctgaataattttattttctacctttttatcATGTTGACTCAGTAATTCCATAAAACTGTAATCACTGGCCTTTGCATTATGCAAGAGAGAGGTTATTAAATCTCTCAATTTTAAATCATTATCTCCATTACAATCACTGCTAGATAATTTTACAAGGTTTGTCATATCTATCGTTTCTAtcgattttaatttttcattgataCGATCCATTAAATCTTGAAAAATTACAGTAGTTTCACCTTTTTCTTGATTTGTAGTACAATTATTGCTGTCTTCCAAGAGCAAACAATCAGAGTTActggatttttcagttttatgcATTTTACCTTCATGATCATCTTTGTCACTGCTTATTTCTGCTGGTGTCAGAGATGGAGGCTGGTTAATGTTTGTTTCAAGTCTGTTATTTTCTAAGGCTGAAAGCTCTGAGATGACATCTTTCAATTTTTCAAATCCTTCAGTCTGTACAGGTGATAATGGCGGGGGTGAGGGACTTCGAGATCTACAAACGTCTTTAAGACTTATTGAAACATCACGTATTTCCCTTGATGAAAGAGGAGTCTGAAAGGCTGATTTTGTGGAATGAATGTTTGGTAAGAGTCCAGAACAACACCTGTGAGAATTATAACTGTTTGCAATTCCTCTATTCACTACTGTCTTAATGTGTTCAATAGTTACAGTTTGGCAAGATAAACAATGTATATCTTTAATACAGACTGGCAGAGGCACAAAACCAGGGCTTTGTCTTTCATTGTGTAAATACCCTCTTTCTGCCAGCCTATATTCACAACTACAGAAGAGCCCATCTAAATCATCTTCAATAAGGGGATTTTGAGATTCTGAAGACACAGAATATGATGCATTACAACAGCAAAGAGAAGCAGCATTCTGCTCTTGGACTAGAAATTTCAACATAGCCAAAACTTGTTGTTGGTGATGTATGCACAAAGATTCCAAAACTTTGCTTAATgctgattttcctttttccattttagtaGCTTCCTCTGATTTTGCATCAACAgttgaactaaaaataaaaatcaaacaaaaaatgaattacAGCAAAAATACTAATATCGtaaggaattttaattttaacagagTTTGAACAAAAGATATTTTGGTATTGCTGGACTCCTAACTCCTATGGAGAGCTGCAATAGTGACATCTTCATTATTgtttagcaaaaataaaatgaagcactGTTGATAATTAATTTCCTATGACAAAATATGAGTCAAAGCAAAGCCCTATGTTTTGTGATATAAAAGCTGCTATTGATGATAGATATGATTATATTTAGAGATTGCTAATGTTTAGTGCTTTGgatatattaagaatatttaatgGAAAGTGCTTCAGAAGGagttaaaatttttgtaaagtagacattttataaattattttgatgGTTATCAGTCCTTATttgta
This window harbors:
- the LCORL gene encoding ligand-dependent nuclear receptor corepressor-like protein isoform X1, giving the protein MDKGRERMAAAAAAAAAAAAAAAQCRSPRCAAERRGFRRELDSWRHRLMHCVGFESILEGLYGPRLRRDLSLFEDCEPEELTDWSMDEKCSFCNLQREAVSDCIPSLDSSQSTPTEELSSQGQSNTEKIECQAENYLNALFRKKDLPQNCDPNIPLVAQELMKKMIRQFAIEYISKSGKIQENRNGSIGPSLICKSIQMNQAENSLQEEQEGPLDLTVNRMQEQNTQQGDGVLDLSTKKTSIKSEESSICDPSSENSMAGSTVDAKSEEATKMEKGKSALSKVLESLCIHHQQQVLAMLKFLVQEQNAASLCCCNASYSVSSESQNPLIEDDLDGLFCSCEYRLAERGYLHNERQSPGFVPLPVCIKDIHCLSCQTVTIEHIKTVVNRGIANSYNSHRCCSGLLPNIHSTKSAFQTPLSSREIRDVSISLKDVCRSRSPSPPPLSPVQTEGFEKLKDVISELSALENNRLETNINQPPSLTPAEISSDKDDHEGKMHKTEKSSNSDCLLLEDSNNCTTNQEKGETTVIFQDLMDRINEKLKSIETIDMTNLVKLSSSDCNGDNDLKLRDLITSLLHNAKASDYSFMELLSQHDKKVENKIIQTRFRKRQETLLAMRNSPDSPIFRRQSLQIKRELASLDENFVRKKYTEKNPRKFVCHDELFSADKEEFYHCQGPSLQNSKSLQDNHAETFSPDYGLQSLQLPLNSEANLAFDAFSESFKTTSEKRSIRRSQEKSVAGKNFLQNHKENPKLENIQTPLKSDVPGLLSRTKRNIVPPGWYSIYVTNNYIFKKSPKAKKVCDSTKKKDPVKNIQIESSHNIDLNKIAMNSNLQVVVERLEDTINMAKKSWNNQSLSEGYKASKKLIEIDDKDQHAGRNMTLTVSRMTYKEQSLSKPIVASTNIKSNHIPTIDSNNKRLDNQKKSSVLNTGSLISSVENVPTKYEAIESSSFANYSSPIKLMFLSEVKSSEGVKYTLTSVGNSESNYYLPSEKRPTHQVNEKKKETNENIPNANFENYSSYLNDSDGLQKELNKFNCAKETAESSAVFTDDMNSDKPQEEPKEDSSSALGSSFKRKPGRPKKIGPQVVKQIKRPIGRPPKPKTDQTDITICQNESFSAEKKSPESLLSEVKEGIYKKSIIVTVIYGRSRRTKRHVSEGSVNISNGMSLNNNVADFPTEYNSLRNIREYEIDSGERISAISSLTTETETLGSGFEYVRPIKNKSVIPQPSKNIIRPNQKSLAIIRKPGRPAKVKISGISVTINRISPQEREVSISSCLPPLEQENILEKYLPEVKYDHQCTVDTRHTEADEFKNGSKSMVATIPLRHSIRDRKPSLHFLHSLASSGSLIYRNALLHKSCKLHLQKGKSQKDKHKQSRIKIASKGTPGARNSRNAKKRLEDKLIPISEVSLDPIISSNPLLRWWAASTSNDSLLEELNNRFEQITNAWVPVSGDEAENCVHKKREHIENDNFKIASPLDTCFLELEVSPVKMLFRKKYDLNELCTWFMQTTETQSLSLVRKANARNPLEVINTRGIKLGTKYSDFNTSPFRKHFKKFALSSPSKSAGKLHILHKMVSSPLLNVKSNLTLTRLKRTEFKRLRHERWRREGKLHSHGTGAWISKRRNLRFFCQNQFLSKTEGGTNADIPRQGKNTVDNQFILPPKVRDDFLQQRVAMSDFKTHGSLENKFKSEAKENGTNCSQKDFEKGPRLGNVCPNNWRSKTLKDCRIFLRKINYLEHRNTFKLNTIIYSPESVNSGSNHQTHIEESKHITLRSHSARQNSFKKQSKEIENAKANSPSSNKFPSQLDNSKLNKCVNYDKNPSDSSEVLSKLNKRKRPPWKTTEMSTKRHKRQSCNSGQMANYYSKS